One Persicobacter psychrovividus DNA window includes the following coding sequences:
- the dusB gene encoding tRNA dihydrouridine synthase DusB has product MVKIGEVELGEYPLLLAPMEDVSDPPFRAVCKENGADMMYTEFISAEGLIRDAAKSRQKLDIYDEERPIGIQIFGDKIESMREAAAIAEEANPELIDINYGCPVKKVAGKGAGAGILKDIPKMQRMTEEIVKQVQKPVTVKTRLGWDSTTIQIIEVAKRLQDVGISALTIHGRTRQQMYKGVADWNPIAEVKNHPDIHIPIFGNGDIDSPEKALEYKNTYGLDGAMIGRAAIGYPWIFNEIKHFMKTGEKLAPPTMEERVRTAKRHLELSLEWKGERQGILEMRRHYTNYFRGVANFKPYRMKLVESLDPNELFEVLEEVQASLSLPEPV; this is encoded by the coding sequence ATGGTAAAAATTGGTGAGGTAGAATTAGGCGAATATCCATTATTGCTGGCGCCTATGGAAGATGTCAGTGATCCTCCATTCCGCGCAGTATGTAAAGAAAATGGCGCTGATATGATGTACACGGAGTTCATCTCTGCAGAAGGACTGATTCGTGATGCCGCTAAGAGTCGCCAAAAACTGGATATTTATGATGAGGAACGCCCGATTGGTATTCAGATTTTTGGAGATAAGATTGAATCAATGCGTGAGGCTGCAGCGATTGCTGAAGAGGCCAACCCTGAGCTGATCGACATCAATTACGGTTGCCCAGTGAAGAAGGTGGCAGGCAAAGGCGCGGGTGCGGGTATTTTGAAGGATATCCCGAAAATGCAGCGCATGACGGAGGAAATCGTGAAGCAGGTGCAAAAGCCCGTGACTGTAAAAACCCGCCTCGGCTGGGATTCTACCACTATTCAGATTATTGAAGTAGCGAAACGTTTGCAGGATGTGGGGATCTCTGCCCTGACCATCCACGGCCGTACCCGCCAGCAGATGTACAAAGGAGTGGCCGACTGGAACCCTATTGCAGAGGTGAAAAACCACCCCGATATTCATATTCCAATTTTCGGGAATGGTGATATCGATTCTCCAGAAAAAGCACTGGAATACAAAAATACCTATGGCCTTGATGGCGCCATGATTGGCCGCGCAGCGATTGGCTACCCTTGGATTTTCAATGAGATTAAGCATTTCATGAAAACAGGAGAAAAACTTGCTCCCCCAACAATGGAAGAGCGTGTGAGAACTGCCAAACGCCATTTAGAGCTTTCCCTGGAATGGAAGGGCGAACGTCAGGGGATTTTGGAAATGCGCCGCCATTACACGAACTATTTCCGTGGTGTGGCCAATTTCAAGCCTTACCGAATGAAGTTGGTGGAAAGCCTTGATCCTAACGAATTATTTGAAGTACTCGAAGAGGTGCAGGCTTCTTTAAGTTTGCCTGAACCCGTATAA
- a CDS encoding putative signal transducing protein: MEHSEKAYETKNLQRATIVRDILEERGIPAFLMDKKDLAYGIFGSYQILVERDDLLRAQQIITNDIRFD, from the coding sequence ATGGAGCATTCTGAAAAAGCATACGAAACCAAAAATCTTCAAAGAGCCACTATTGTGCGTGATATTTTGGAAGAACGCGGCATTCCTGCTTTCCTGATGGACAAAAAAGATTTGGCCTACGGTATATTTGGCAGTTACCAAATTTTGGTGGAGCGCGATGACCTGCTCCGTGCACAACAAATTATCACAAACGATATTCGGTTTGACTAA
- the hemH gene encoding ferrochelatase, whose amino-acid sequence MNKPSKKGVLIVNLGTPDSPSTPDVRKYLREFLSDKRVIDINPIGRWMLVNLIIAPFRAPKSAKVYQQLWEDRGSPLMFYGLDVQQALSEALGTTYEVALGMRYQQPSIASALDQLMAKNVSEILVIPLFPQYASATTGSVADKVMEIVKDWQVIPTIKFVEQFLEEPLFIQTIAEQAQPLMEKTDYDHFLFSFHGIPERQIKKASCDGYCQLGKCCDTYHAKNRYCYRAQCFHTARLVAQALQIPEEKFSVAFQSRLGKDPWIQPYADQMLKEMPAKGYKKVLAFSPSFIADCLETTVEVGDEFKEEFLEAGGEQWDLVPSLNAHPTWVKCLEEMVHKHLD is encoded by the coding sequence ATGAATAAACCATCAAAGAAAGGTGTACTGATTGTCAATCTTGGTACTCCTGACAGCCCCTCAACACCTGATGTCAGAAAATATTTAAGGGAATTCCTTTCAGATAAAAGGGTGATCGATATTAACCCTATAGGCCGGTGGATGCTCGTCAATCTGATTATTGCACCTTTCCGTGCACCAAAATCAGCAAAGGTCTATCAGCAGCTATGGGAAGACCGAGGCTCTCCACTGATGTTTTACGGCCTGGATGTTCAGCAAGCACTTAGCGAGGCGCTCGGCACCACCTACGAAGTGGCCTTGGGGATGCGATATCAGCAGCCAAGTATAGCCTCGGCACTGGATCAGCTGATGGCCAAAAATGTATCGGAAATTTTAGTGATTCCACTGTTTCCACAATACGCATCAGCGACTACGGGTTCAGTGGCTGACAAAGTGATGGAGATTGTTAAGGATTGGCAGGTAATTCCAACCATTAAGTTTGTCGAGCAGTTTCTCGAAGAGCCACTATTCATACAAACCATTGCAGAGCAGGCTCAGCCGCTAATGGAAAAAACCGATTACGATCATTTCCTTTTCAGCTTTCATGGTATTCCAGAACGGCAAATCAAGAAGGCCTCATGTGACGGCTACTGTCAGCTTGGCAAATGTTGCGATACCTACCACGCCAAAAACCGATATTGCTACCGTGCACAGTGCTTCCATACCGCACGCCTTGTAGCACAGGCGCTTCAAATTCCTGAGGAGAAATTCAGTGTAGCCTTCCAGTCACGGCTTGGAAAAGACCCATGGATTCAGCCTTACGCAGACCAAATGCTGAAAGAAATGCCCGCGAAAGGCTATAAAAAAGTGTTGGCATTTTCGCCAAGCTTTATCGCTGACTGCCTGGAAACCACTGTTGAGGTTGGCGATGAATTCAAAGAAGAATTTTTGGAAGCTGGAGGAGAACAATGGGATTTGGTACCAAGCCTGAATGCGCACCCCACCTGGGTAAAATGCCTCGAAGAGATGGTGCATAAGCATTTGGACTGA
- a CDS encoding cysteine desulfurase family protein, with protein sequence MKVYFDNAATTPVAPAVFEAMIPFLRDHFGNPNSMHAHGRESRSAVERARKVVAKLLGAAPSEIIFTSGGTESDNTAIKGAVKAYGLKHIITTAIEHHAVLHTVEELEQEGLISCHFVKLKEHGAVDMDHLQELLKSYGTSALVTLMHGNNEVGNLLDIEKVGHLCKEHGAKFHTDAVQTVGHYPFNLQESNIDFLAASAHKFNGPKGVGVLYIKKDQKIGPFIQGGGQERGMRGGTENVASIVGLAEALSLAHHDMAQDRAHAEQLKSHMINALQQKMDGVTFNGQSGALDQSLYGVLNVCLPSTKDAGMLLFSLDLKGISASGGSACSAGALTGSHVLTAIGVPSDQPSIRFSFGKYNTIEEANYVIEQLMGIL encoded by the coding sequence ATGAAAGTATATTTTGATAATGCAGCAACAACCCCTGTTGCTCCCGCTGTTTTTGAGGCCATGATCCCCTTCCTCAGGGACCATTTCGGTAACCCTAACTCCATGCATGCCCACGGCCGAGAAAGTCGTTCGGCAGTTGAGCGTGCCCGAAAGGTGGTGGCGAAGCTGCTTGGTGCGGCACCTTCTGAAATTATTTTTACTTCGGGCGGGACAGAATCTGATAATACGGCCATTAAGGGCGCCGTGAAGGCTTACGGATTAAAGCACATCATCACTACTGCTATTGAGCACCATGCGGTGTTGCACACCGTCGAAGAACTGGAGCAAGAAGGGCTGATTAGCTGCCATTTTGTGAAGCTGAAAGAACATGGCGCTGTAGATATGGATCATCTGCAGGAGTTATTGAAAAGCTATGGAACTTCAGCACTGGTAACATTGATGCACGGCAATAACGAAGTTGGGAATTTGCTCGACATTGAAAAAGTAGGCCACTTGTGTAAGGAACATGGTGCGAAATTTCATACGGATGCTGTTCAGACGGTCGGGCACTACCCCTTCAACCTGCAGGAAAGTAATATTGATTTTCTTGCCGCATCAGCACATAAATTTAATGGCCCCAAGGGTGTTGGCGTACTTTATATCAAAAAAGATCAAAAGATTGGGCCATTTATTCAGGGTGGTGGCCAGGAGCGCGGAATGCGTGGCGGTACGGAAAATGTCGCCAGCATCGTAGGACTGGCGGAAGCGTTGAGTCTTGCGCATCACGACATGGCACAAGACCGAGCACATGCGGAACAGCTAAAAAGCCACATGATTAATGCACTGCAGCAAAAAATGGATGGCGTTACTTTCAATGGGCAATCTGGAGCTCTTGACCAAAGTCTTTATGGCGTGTTGAATGTTTGCTTGCCTTCCACCAAGGATGCTGGGATGCTATTGTTCAGCCTTGACCTGAAAGGTATTTCTGCTTCAGGAGGTAGTGCCTGTTCTGCTGGAGCACTGACGGGCTCTCATGTATTGACTGCTATCGGTGTGCCTTCTGATCAGCCAAGCATTCGTTTTTCATTTGGTAAATACAATACCATTGAAGAGGCCAATTATGTGATTGAGCAGCTAATGGGCATACTGTAG
- a CDS encoding Glu/Leu/Phe/Val dehydrogenase, producing MAYIEPAPIKDHENPFESMMSRFNVAAEKLGLEDEVYNVLKSPDKQVLVSLPITMDDGSIEVFEGYRVIHSNILGPSKGGVRYDMGVNLDEVKALAAWMTWKCAVVDIPYGGAKGGIKCDPRKMSAGEIERLTRAYTNAMAEVFGPDRDIPAPDMGTGPREMAWMMDQYSRNKGMTVNAVVTGKPITLGGSLGRAEATGRGVMISCLCAMEKLEINPYKASVAVQGFGNVGSFAALLLQERGSKVVAISDISGAYYNEEGINIQEAIDYRDNNERTLEGYKGAQKMDNPEELMFLDVDVLIPAAKEDVITPSNADKIKAKLIVEGANGPTMAAADDIINKKGIMVVPDILANAGGVTVSYFEWVQNRLGYKWTRERVNRRADRTIRAAFENVYNKSLRHDVPMRIAAYIVAVSKIDKAYRYRGGF from the coding sequence ATGGCTTACATCGAACCAGCACCAATTAAGGATCACGAGAATCCATTCGAGTCTATGATGTCCCGTTTTAATGTTGCGGCAGAAAAACTGGGATTGGAAGATGAGGTTTATAACGTTCTGAAGTCACCAGATAAACAAGTATTAGTTTCCCTGCCGATCACCATGGACGATGGTTCCATTGAGGTCTTTGAAGGTTATCGCGTTATTCACTCCAACATCCTGGGGCCCTCAAAAGGGGGCGTACGCTATGATATGGGCGTAAATCTTGACGAGGTAAAAGCCTTGGCAGCCTGGATGACCTGGAAGTGTGCCGTAGTGGATATCCCATACGGAGGTGCCAAAGGTGGAATTAAATGCGACCCGCGCAAGATGTCGGCAGGAGAAATCGAACGACTTACCCGCGCGTACACCAATGCGATGGCAGAAGTTTTTGGCCCCGACCGCGATATCCCTGCTCCTGATATGGGTACAGGACCACGAGAAATGGCGTGGATGATGGACCAGTATTCCCGCAACAAAGGAATGACGGTCAATGCAGTGGTTACAGGTAAGCCCATCACCCTGGGCGGAAGCCTTGGCCGTGCCGAAGCCACCGGACGTGGCGTAATGATCTCTTGTCTGTGTGCGATGGAGAAGTTGGAGATTAACCCCTATAAAGCATCAGTAGCCGTTCAGGGCTTTGGTAATGTGGGTTCATTTGCCGCCCTGCTCCTACAGGAAAGAGGCTCAAAAGTCGTGGCTATTTCAGACATTTCTGGTGCTTATTATAACGAAGAAGGCATTAACATTCAAGAGGCTATTGACTATCGTGACAATAACGAACGCACGCTTGAAGGCTATAAAGGAGCCCAAAAAATGGACAACCCTGAAGAGCTCATGTTCCTCGACGTTGATGTGTTGATTCCTGCTGCCAAAGAGGATGTCATCACTCCTTCCAATGCCGATAAAATCAAAGCAAAATTAATTGTAGAAGGCGCTAATGGCCCTACAATGGCTGCTGCCGATGATATCATCAATAAAAAAGGCATCATGGTTGTCCCTGATATTTTGGCCAATGCAGGTGGGGTAACCGTTTCCTATTTTGAGTGGGTACAAAACCGTTTGGGGTATAAATGGACCCGTGAGCGAGTGAACCGACGTGCCGACCGCACGATCCGTGCCGCCTTCGAAAATGTTTACAACAAGTCTCTCCGCCACGATGTACCGATGCGAATTGCAGCCTATATTGTTGCGGTGAGTAAAATTGATAAAGCCTACCGATATCGCGGAGGATTTTAA
- the glmM gene encoding phosphoglucosamine mutase, with translation MTLIKSISGIRGTIGGKAGESLTPVDVVKFAAAFGTWVKNTTDNPRIVIGRDARISGEMVSNLVVATLQGLGIDVVDLGLSTTPTVEIAVTLEKAGGGIILTASHNPLQWNALKLLNDKGEFITAENGAEVLEIAEKEAFEFAEVHHLGAYSKAEGYIEKHIEMVLDLPLVDVEAIKAANFRIAIDCVNSTGGIALPKLLAALGVDQVKEFYCEPTGHFPHNPEPLPENLRQFSQELQSGAFDLGIVVDPDVDRLVFMKEDGESFGEEYTLVAIADYVLKATGGGNTVSNLSSTRALRDVTEKLGGQYTSAAVGEVNVVTEMKAQNAIIGGEGNGGVIYPELHYGRDALVGIALFLSHLAKFGKSISFLRSTYPSYFISKNKIELTPDVDVDLILEKIADKYKKHPVNTIDGVKIDFDQEWVHLRKSNTEPIIRIYSESPSLATADHLANKIISDIREIITDEN, from the coding sequence ATGACACTGATAAAATCAATTTCAGGTATTAGAGGGACTATCGGCGGTAAGGCTGGTGAGTCTTTAACACCTGTGGATGTGGTAAAATTCGCTGCTGCATTTGGTACTTGGGTAAAAAATACCACTGACAATCCACGCATCGTGATTGGCCGTGATGCCCGTATCTCAGGAGAGATGGTATCGAATTTGGTAGTAGCTACTTTGCAGGGATTAGGGATTGATGTGGTCGATTTAGGCCTGTCTACTACCCCTACGGTAGAGATTGCAGTGACTTTGGAAAAAGCTGGTGGAGGAATTATCCTTACTGCAAGCCATAACCCACTACAGTGGAATGCTCTTAAATTGTTGAACGACAAGGGAGAGTTTATCACTGCGGAAAATGGTGCCGAAGTTTTGGAAATTGCCGAAAAGGAAGCTTTTGAATTTGCTGAAGTTCACCATTTAGGGGCTTACAGCAAGGCGGAAGGTTACATCGAGAAGCATATTGAGATGGTATTGGATTTGCCATTGGTTGATGTGGAGGCCATTAAGGCCGCAAACTTCAGAATTGCGATCGACTGTGTAAACTCAACAGGTGGTATTGCATTGCCAAAGTTGTTGGCTGCATTGGGTGTGGATCAGGTAAAGGAATTTTACTGTGAGCCTACGGGGCATTTCCCGCACAACCCAGAGCCATTGCCAGAAAACTTACGCCAGTTCTCTCAGGAATTACAGAGCGGTGCTTTTGATTTAGGTATTGTCGTTGATCCAGATGTTGACCGTTTGGTTTTCATGAAAGAAGACGGCGAATCTTTTGGTGAAGAATATACTTTGGTGGCCATTGCCGATTACGTATTGAAAGCTACAGGTGGAGGAAATACTGTTTCCAACCTGTCTTCAACTCGTGCATTGCGTGATGTTACCGAAAAGCTGGGAGGTCAGTACACTTCAGCAGCCGTAGGCGAGGTGAACGTGGTTACGGAAATGAAAGCTCAAAATGCTATTATTGGTGGTGAAGGTAATGGGGGTGTAATTTACCCTGAATTACATTACGGACGCGATGCATTGGTAGGAATTGCTTTATTCTTGAGCCATTTGGCAAAATTTGGTAAGTCGATCTCCTTCTTGCGTTCTACTTATCCAAGCTATTTCATCTCTAAGAATAAGATTGAACTGACACCCGATGTGGATGTTGACTTGATTTTGGAGAAAATCGCTGATAAATATAAGAAGCATCCAGTAAATACTATTGACGGGGTGAAGATTGATTTTGACCAAGAGTGGGTTCACCTGCGCAAGTCAAATACTGAGCCGATCATCCGTATTTATTCCGAGTCGCCATCATTGGCTACTGCAGACCATTTGGCCAACAAAATTATCTCCGATATCCGCGAGATTATTACAGACGAAAATTAA
- a CDS encoding phosphatidate cytidylyltransferase yields MTKLSNLTQRVITGLIGIAVFIGAIFYGTYSYFALFFIIAILAQLEFYKLIKADKLRPIQWIGLLLGGGINLITYMHFEQQWPLGSYLLLMPLVGLIYFTKLYQTPENRPFNSIAQTFMGIVYVALPFSLLHVCTFSGGAYNPQIIMGMLLLLWASDSGAYFTGVKFGKHKLFERISPKKTWEGFFGGAALSILVSVVLSHFWTTLPLYEWLGLSVIIIVAGSYGDLVESLFKRSIAIKDSASTLPGHGGFLDRFDGLLLSIPFLVAFFELVRIFVK; encoded by the coding sequence TTGACTAAACTTAGTAATTTAACACAAAGAGTCATCACAGGCCTGATCGGCATTGCGGTGTTTATTGGTGCAATATTTTACGGCACATACAGCTATTTTGCGCTTTTTTTCATCATTGCCATTTTAGCGCAATTGGAATTTTACAAACTTATAAAAGCAGATAAACTACGGCCAATACAATGGATCGGGCTGCTGCTTGGTGGGGGAATAAACCTGATCACCTATATGCATTTTGAGCAGCAGTGGCCGTTAGGAAGCTACCTGTTACTGATGCCACTTGTAGGCTTGATCTATTTCACCAAACTATACCAGACACCCGAAAACAGGCCGTTTAACAGTATTGCGCAAACCTTTATGGGCATTGTTTATGTTGCGCTGCCATTTTCGCTTTTGCATGTTTGTACGTTTTCTGGCGGAGCATACAACCCACAAATCATTATGGGGATGTTGCTTTTATTATGGGCAAGTGATTCAGGAGCCTATTTTACTGGGGTAAAATTCGGAAAACATAAGCTTTTTGAACGGATTTCACCTAAAAAAACATGGGAAGGATTCTTCGGAGGCGCCGCCCTTTCAATCCTCGTATCAGTGGTATTATCCCATTTCTGGACAACCCTTCCGCTTTACGAGTGGTTAGGACTATCAGTTATCATCATTGTGGCGGGCAGTTACGGGGACCTTGTCGAATCGCTCTTCAAAAGAAGTATTGCCATTAAAGATTCAGCATCAACTTTGCCAGGACACGGCGGTTTTCTGGATCGTTTTGACGGCCTGTTGCTGTCGATCCCATTTTTAGTGGCATTTTTTGAACTTGTTAGGATATTCGTAAAATAG
- a CDS encoding endonuclease/exonuclease/phosphatase family protein — protein MIRTINWLVFLFSGLIYGSVFISPEQFELSGILALCIPFTLITNFLLVAICWLKSRKIQWAALLSAIAGLYFIPQLCQYHRLSPRTRGIQVLSYNTRLMRSPKTEANTTKKWQYSDQLIEWIAQEPSPIKCFQEFYSDGRWKKLNVSKKLKVKGYHTFVLNYDEYAEDDEYSRGMAIFSKFPIVHQGQIDINEDRLNQAIFADLLIGTQDTLRIYNLHLHSMGINQEQTIREPSKIYATIFKKFKNGQKVRSKQAREILEHILSSPHPVIVCGDFNDPPISYNYQQYCRHLNNAFQSAGNGFGFTLHGPLFFLRIDQQFYSPSLGVEYFETLRKVSFSDHFPIRGKYRLPNTSKK, from the coding sequence ATGATCAGAACAATCAATTGGTTAGTCTTTCTGTTTAGCGGCCTGATATACGGGTCGGTATTTATTTCTCCTGAACAATTCGAGCTCTCAGGAATTTTGGCCTTATGTATTCCTTTCACACTGATCACTAATTTTTTACTGGTTGCGATCTGCTGGCTGAAATCAAGAAAAATACAGTGGGCAGCATTGCTATCCGCTATCGCGGGTCTATATTTCATTCCGCAGCTCTGCCAATACCACCGCCTGTCGCCCCGTACCAGGGGAATACAGGTGCTCAGTTATAATACTCGACTGATGCGCAGCCCGAAAACCGAGGCAAACACCACAAAAAAATGGCAATATTCCGACCAACTGATCGAATGGATTGCGCAGGAGCCCTCACCAATCAAATGCTTTCAGGAATTTTATAGTGATGGCCGTTGGAAAAAGCTCAATGTAAGTAAAAAACTCAAGGTGAAGGGGTATCATACTTTTGTGCTCAACTACGATGAATATGCCGAAGATGATGAATACAGCAGGGGAATGGCTATATTTTCAAAGTTCCCAATTGTTCATCAGGGGCAAATAGATATTAATGAAGACCGACTGAATCAGGCGATCTTCGCCGACCTGCTTATCGGTACGCAGGACACCCTCCGAATCTACAATCTGCATTTGCATTCTATGGGCATCAATCAGGAACAAACCATTCGGGAGCCTTCAAAAATCTATGCAACGATCTTTAAAAAATTCAAGAATGGTCAGAAAGTGCGCAGTAAGCAGGCTCGGGAAATTCTGGAGCACATTCTCAGCAGTCCGCACCCTGTAATTGTCTGCGGAGATTTCAACGACCCGCCCATTTCCTATAATTATCAGCAATATTGCCGCCACCTGAACAATGCTTTTCAGTCGGCAGGAAATGGCTTTGGTTTTACCTTGCATGGGCCGCTGTTCTTCCTCAGGATTGATCAACAGTTTTACAGCCCCTCCCTTGGGGTTGAATATTTTGAAACGCTGAGAAAGGTCTCATTTTCAGATCACTTCCCGATACGGGGCAAGTACAGACTGCCAAATACCTCGAAAAAATAG
- a CDS encoding phosphatidylserine decarboxylase family protein: MTIHKEGRTYLTILLLILVAINAGIIFYLEQHILAQRISQIVSVIFFLLNLQFFRMPKRRLNVEDGQVIAPADGKVVVIEEVIENEYFKEKRQQISIFMSPLNVHNNRAPIKGIVSFYKYHAGKYLVAWHPKASSENERTTMVLKNESGTEVLVRQIAGAMARRIKCYAKVGKPYSAGQEYGFIKFGSRVDVFLPIGTKVKVNLNQKTKGGKTIIAELPSED, encoded by the coding sequence ATGACGATACATAAAGAAGGCAGAACTTATTTAACTATTCTGCTCCTTATATTAGTCGCGATCAATGCTGGCATCATTTTCTATTTAGAGCAGCATATTTTAGCACAGCGCATCAGTCAGATCGTAAGTGTTATTTTCTTCTTATTAAACTTACAGTTTTTCCGAATGCCGAAGCGTCGTTTGAACGTGGAAGACGGGCAAGTTATTGCTCCAGCAGATGGGAAAGTAGTGGTGATTGAAGAGGTAATAGAAAATGAGTACTTCAAGGAAAAGCGTCAGCAGATTTCCATCTTTATGTCGCCACTGAATGTTCATAACAACCGTGCGCCAATCAAAGGGATTGTATCATTTTACAAGTATCATGCAGGTAAATACCTGGTAGCATGGCACCCAAAAGCAAGTTCAGAGAATGAGCGTACAACGATGGTCCTGAAGAATGAATCAGGAACAGAAGTGTTGGTTCGCCAGATTGCCGGGGCAATGGCTCGCCGAATCAAATGCTATGCGAAGGTGGGTAAACCTTACAGTGCAGGGCAGGAATATGGCTTTATTAAATTTGGTTCTCGGGTAGATGTATTTTTACCGATAGGCACCAAAGTGAAGGTCAATCTGAACCAAAAAACAAAAGGAGGCAAGACGATCATTGCTGAGCTTCCTTCAGAAGATTAA
- a CDS encoding ferritin-like domain-containing protein, which produces MLTETTVNALHQRISDEANARSICMAYQNWCEKNGYPNTKLFCQQLANDHWANHNDLVEYLQECGHHSHTPNVNPQPEDIKNFHHLMDLLVIMSQKHLQALNDTVQTCWQQNDYDTMPFLNTRISKEISRHKRLSTWKKQLRGLPQSGEGILIFDQSIK; this is translated from the coding sequence ATGCTTACCGAAACGACTGTAAACGCACTGCACCAACGTATTTCTGACGAAGCCAATGCACGATCCATCTGTATGGCTTATCAAAACTGGTGTGAAAAAAATGGCTACCCGAATACCAAATTATTCTGCCAGCAGCTGGCCAATGACCATTGGGCAAACCATAACGACCTGGTAGAATACTTGCAGGAGTGTGGCCACCATTCCCATACGCCCAATGTAAATCCGCAGCCTGAAGACATTAAGAATTTCCACCACCTGATGGACCTGCTCGTTATTATGAGTCAGAAGCATTTGCAGGCGCTGAATGATACCGTTCAGACTTGCTGGCAACAGAACGATTATGATACGATGCCTTTCCTCAATACACGGATCAGTAAGGAGATCAGTCGGCACAAGCGCCTTTCTACCTGGAAAAAACAACTACGGGGTCTACCTCAATCTGGCGAAGGAATACTGATCTTCGACCAATCAATAAAATAA
- a CDS encoding DMT family transporter — protein MERVFAYLKQGVTSNWVMLIILSFVWGSSFILMKRGLEVFTAPQVGAIRILSAGMFLLPVGYQAFRRINRRNVLPLFFSGFLGSLLPACLFALAETQLSSAVTGIMNALTPIFVLMIGTLFFDLKDFTKRIVFGLCVAFGGTVILLLADAGGSFFNLNFYAIFVLIATVCYGVNANLVKHFLGGLKPLEITSVSLGMMVPFVGVYLFQVSDFSQRLLLEDQAYAALGYLLILGFIGTSLALIAFNRLVQQAGPVFASLVTYLIPVFALFWGVMDGEEILTGHYMGMMTIVLGVAITNEKI, from the coding sequence ATGGAAAGAGTCTTTGCTTACCTGAAGCAAGGTGTTACCTCAAACTGGGTCATGTTGATCATCCTGTCGTTTGTATGGGGAAGTTCTTTTATCCTGATGAAGCGAGGCCTGGAGGTTTTTACTGCACCACAGGTGGGAGCAATCAGGATTTTGTCTGCAGGAATGTTTCTTTTGCCAGTGGGTTATCAGGCCTTCAGGCGAATCAACCGCAGGAATGTACTTCCGCTGTTTTTCTCGGGTTTCCTCGGGAGTTTGCTGCCTGCCTGCTTGTTTGCCTTGGCAGAAACACAACTCAGCAGTGCTGTAACGGGGATCATGAATGCCCTGACGCCTATTTTTGTACTGATGATCGGCACACTGTTTTTCGACCTGAAAGATTTTACCAAACGGATTGTTTTTGGACTCTGTGTCGCCTTTGGTGGAACGGTCATTCTACTGCTTGCAGATGCTGGCGGGAGTTTCTTCAACCTGAACTTTTATGCCATATTTGTTCTGATTGCCACCGTCTGCTATGGGGTGAATGCCAATTTGGTGAAACACTTTTTAGGGGGGCTGAAGCCGCTTGAAATTACCAGTGTTTCCCTCGGGATGATGGTCCCTTTCGTTGGGGTTTATTTATTTCAGGTATCTGATTTTTCTCAGCGACTGTTATTGGAAGATCAGGCCTATGCTGCTTTAGGTTATTTATTGATTTTAGGGTTTATCGGTACGTCACTGGCTTTGATCGCATTTAACCGGCTCGTGCAGCAGGCAGGCCCTGTGTTTGCAAGTCTGGTGACCTACTTAATTCCTGTTTTTGCGCTATTTTGGGGCGTAATGGATGGTGAGGAAATTCTGACAGGCCATTATATGGGTATGATGACGATTGTGCTTGGGGTGGCAATAACGAATGAAAAGATATAA